The following coding sequences are from one Aeromicrobium duanguangcaii window:
- a CDS encoding sulfite exporter TauE/SafE family protein yields MGIVVAFALAGGLAQLVDGTLGMGFGVTSATVLLFMGVAPATASAATHAAKLPTTLISGLSHWREGNIDTGVLVRVALPGAVGGFLGAVVLTNISLASAKGWMSGLLVFFGFVIFARFGLGAQLIPTPKNGHTARWLSPIGLLGGFVDATGGGGWGPVVTPSLMTVTRHEPRKIVGTANAAEFLVAVSVSFGFLTGAAQHGIPWLPVAGLALGGVIMAPIAARLAGRLPHAAMGTLVGGLVIVVNAVTIVDAVGGLPTWIDAPLILLAVVVTGTVAAKAWRRERDDRPAALGAQPS; encoded by the coding sequence ATGGGGATCGTCGTGGCCTTCGCGCTCGCGGGCGGGCTTGCTCAGCTCGTCGACGGCACCCTCGGCATGGGCTTCGGCGTCACCTCGGCCACCGTGCTGCTGTTCATGGGTGTCGCGCCCGCCACGGCCAGTGCCGCCACCCACGCGGCGAAGCTGCCGACGACGCTGATCAGCGGGCTGTCGCACTGGCGTGAGGGCAACATCGACACCGGCGTCCTGGTCCGCGTCGCACTGCCGGGCGCGGTGGGCGGCTTCCTGGGCGCCGTCGTGCTCACCAACATCAGCCTCGCCTCGGCGAAGGGCTGGATGTCAGGGCTGCTGGTCTTCTTCGGCTTCGTGATCTTCGCCAGGTTCGGCCTCGGAGCCCAGCTGATCCCGACACCCAAGAACGGCCACACCGCACGCTGGCTCTCACCGATCGGCCTGCTCGGCGGCTTCGTCGACGCCACCGGTGGCGGCGGCTGGGGTCCGGTCGTCACCCCCAGCCTGATGACCGTCACCCGTCACGAGCCGCGCAAGATCGTGGGAACCGCGAATGCCGCCGAGTTCCTGGTCGCAGTCTCCGTCTCCTTCGGATTCCTCACCGGCGCCGCGCAGCACGGGATCCCGTGGTTGCCCGTGGCCGGCCTCGCCCTCGGCGGCGTCATCATGGCCCCGATCGCCGCGCGACTGGCCGGCCGGCTGCCGCATGCGGCGATGGGCACCCTGGTGGGCGGCCTGGTGATCGTGGTCAACGCCGTCACGATCGTCGATGCCGTGGGCGGCCTGCCGACCTGGATCGACGCTCCGCTGATCCTGCTCGCGGTGGTCGTCACCGGCACCGTCGCCGCCAAGGCCTGGCGGCGCGAGAGGGACGACCGCCCGGCCGCCCTGGGGGCTCAGCCTTCCTGA
- a CDS encoding SDR family oxidoreductase, whose product MIESPAASPRRALVVGVTGIVGQAVARRLVEDGWETYGLSRSGSTPHPDVRTIRADLSDPAGLHAALADVAPEFVAITAWTRMETEAENIRVNGGAVRDLLGALSPAASVKHVALMTGLKHYLGPFEAYGQGDMPDTPFHEDEERLPYPNFYYAQEDELFAAAERDGFTWSVHRSHTVFGFATGNAMNMVATLCAYASLCRELDQPFVFPGSEQQWNGLTDVTDAGLLAEQMTWAARTPAGQDEPFNTANGDVFRWRWLWPRIAAWFDLEWEGYAGAPRTLEASMAGAETTWRQMAETYRLVEPDLSRVASWWHSDADLGRGIEVVTDMNKSRTAGFSATRDTRATFFDYAQQYRDAHVIP is encoded by the coding sequence ATGATCGAGTCACCCGCGGCGTCACCACGCCGTGCCCTGGTCGTCGGAGTCACCGGAATCGTCGGGCAGGCGGTCGCCCGCCGTCTGGTCGAGGACGGCTGGGAGACCTACGGCCTGTCGCGCAGCGGATCGACGCCGCACCCCGACGTTCGCACGATTCGCGCCGACCTGAGCGATCCCGCCGGGCTGCACGCTGCGCTGGCGGACGTGGCCCCGGAGTTCGTGGCGATCACCGCGTGGACCCGGATGGAGACCGAGGCCGAGAACATCCGGGTCAACGGCGGTGCCGTGCGCGACCTCCTCGGGGCGCTGTCCCCGGCCGCATCGGTGAAGCACGTGGCTCTGATGACCGGGCTCAAGCACTACCTCGGCCCCTTCGAGGCCTACGGCCAGGGCGACATGCCCGACACCCCCTTCCACGAGGACGAGGAGCGGCTGCCGTACCCGAACTTCTACTACGCGCAGGAGGACGAGCTCTTCGCCGCCGCCGAGCGCGACGGATTCACCTGGAGCGTGCACCGCTCGCACACGGTGTTCGGGTTCGCCACGGGGAACGCCATGAACATGGTGGCGACTCTCTGCGCCTACGCGTCGCTGTGCCGCGAGCTGGACCAGCCCTTCGTCTTCCCAGGTTCGGAGCAGCAGTGGAACGGGTTGACGGACGTCACCGATGCCGGCCTGCTCGCCGAGCAGATGACGTGGGCGGCGCGGACTCCGGCGGGTCAGGACGAGCCCTTCAACACGGCCAACGGCGACGTCTTCCGCTGGCGCTGGCTGTGGCCCCGAATCGCGGCGTGGTTCGACCTGGAGTGGGAGGGCTACGCCGGCGCCCCCCGCACGCTCGAGGCGTCCATGGCCGGTGCGGAGACGACATGGCGACAGATGGCGGAGACGTACCGCCTTGTCGAGCCGGACCTGTCCCGGGTGGCCTCCTGGTGGCACTCCGACGCCGACCTGGGCCGCGGGATCGAGGTGGTCACCGACATGAACAAGAGCCGCACCGCCGGCTTCTCGGCGACCCGCGACACCCGCGCGACGTTCTTCGACTACGCCCAGCAGTACCGCGACGCCCACGTCATCCCGTGA
- a CDS encoding cation-translocating P-type ATPase, translated as MIVHDMQDASVVDAQAVADRLEVVPATGLSDAEAARRLEENGPNELRGKDAIPTWRKILAQFQDPLIYLLLVAVVISLVSWAIEGADGVPVDAVVIALVVILNAVLGYTQESRAEDAVAALGSMTAATSTVFRGGELKTVPSAELVVGDVLVLNEGDAVGADARLLSASALRIQEASLTGESEAVTKNAATLAEPAPLAERRDMVYKGTAVVQGVGRAVVTGVGMSTEVGAIAEMLDATEEEPTPLQVEVAYISKMLGIVVVVIALIVMITIVVVDGVTEPADFVVVLLLGVSLAVAAVPEGMPAILSVVLAIGVQRLARRNAVVKQLNSVEALGSASVICTDKTGTLTRNEMMIERVVTSSGSADVSGVGYRPEGQVTVGGEPLAGAQRSETQLLLAAGALANDAQLTERDGEWSIQGDPTEAAFLVAARKLEGTGEELARFERQAEIPFTSERKMMSTVHRERGDGSRLIFSKGAPDVLLAHCTAYQVGETTVSLTEEARAERLAQVEALSGEAFRTLGVAYRVADDLPVDGPGEVDASIERDLVYVGVVGIIDPPRAEAATAIAEAHRAGVRVIMITGDHPTTATRIAADLGIIEPGGRAVTGAELDTLDDGALDETTREVSVYARVSPKHKLLLVDTLQSQGQIVAMTGDGVNDAPALKSADIGVAMGVTGTEVTKEAARMILGDDNFATIVMAVRQGRVIFDDIKKFLRYLLSSNMGEVLTVFLGVVFAGVLGLNEASNETIVLPLLATQILWINLVTDSGPALAMGVDPEIDDVMQRPPRRLDDRAIDPRMWRGIVTIGLVMAIVSLFSIDVFLPGGLVEGDDSLEVARTAGFTTLVLAQLFNALNARSETTTVFHGLFRNPWLWGAIVLAVVLQVAVVEIPVLQVAFGTGSLDLVHWVVCTALASVVLWYDEVRKIVIRGFARR; from the coding sequence ATGATCGTTCACGACATGCAGGACGCGTCAGTCGTCGACGCGCAGGCGGTGGCGGATCGGCTGGAGGTCGTCCCGGCGACGGGTCTGTCGGACGCGGAGGCGGCACGCAGGCTCGAGGAGAACGGCCCGAACGAGCTGCGCGGCAAGGACGCGATCCCGACCTGGCGCAAGATCCTCGCGCAGTTCCAGGACCCCCTCATCTACCTGCTGCTGGTGGCCGTCGTCATCTCGTTGGTCTCCTGGGCCATCGAGGGCGCAGACGGGGTCCCGGTCGACGCGGTCGTGATCGCCCTCGTCGTCATCCTCAACGCCGTGCTCGGGTACACGCAGGAGTCCCGGGCGGAGGACGCGGTCGCTGCGCTCGGCTCGATGACGGCTGCGACGTCGACGGTGTTCCGCGGGGGTGAGCTCAAGACCGTGCCGTCGGCCGAGCTCGTGGTCGGTGACGTGCTGGTCCTCAACGAGGGCGACGCAGTGGGCGCCGACGCGCGACTCCTGAGCGCCAGTGCGCTCCGGATCCAGGAGGCGTCGTTGACTGGTGAGAGCGAGGCGGTGACCAAGAACGCCGCGACGCTGGCCGAGCCGGCGCCTCTGGCCGAGCGACGCGACATGGTCTACAAGGGCACTGCCGTGGTGCAGGGAGTCGGCCGCGCCGTGGTGACCGGAGTCGGCATGTCGACCGAGGTCGGCGCGATCGCCGAGATGCTCGACGCGACGGAGGAGGAGCCCACGCCGCTGCAGGTCGAGGTCGCCTACATCAGCAAGATGCTCGGGATCGTCGTGGTGGTCATCGCGCTGATCGTGATGATCACGATCGTCGTGGTCGACGGGGTGACCGAGCCGGCCGACTTCGTCGTCGTCCTGCTGCTGGGCGTCTCGCTGGCGGTGGCGGCGGTGCCCGAGGGGATGCCCGCGATTCTCTCCGTCGTCCTCGCGATCGGCGTGCAGCGCCTGGCGCGACGCAATGCGGTGGTGAAGCAGCTCAACTCCGTCGAAGCGCTCGGATCGGCATCGGTGATCTGCACCGACAAGACCGGCACCCTGACGCGCAACGAGATGATGATCGAGCGTGTGGTCACGTCGTCGGGCAGCGCCGACGTCAGCGGTGTCGGCTACCGGCCCGAGGGTCAGGTCACGGTGGGCGGTGAGCCGCTGGCGGGGGCACAACGTTCGGAGACCCAACTCCTGCTGGCCGCGGGAGCGCTCGCCAATGACGCCCAGCTGACCGAGCGGGATGGGGAGTGGAGCATCCAGGGCGATCCCACCGAGGCGGCGTTCCTCGTCGCGGCGCGCAAGCTCGAGGGCACGGGGGAGGAACTCGCCCGGTTCGAGCGCCAGGCCGAGATCCCGTTCACCTCCGAGCGGAAGATGATGTCCACGGTGCACCGCGAGCGCGGGGACGGGTCCCGTCTCATCTTCAGCAAGGGCGCGCCCGACGTGCTGCTGGCGCACTGCACGGCCTACCAGGTCGGTGAGACCACGGTGTCGCTCACCGAGGAGGCCCGGGCCGAGCGTCTGGCCCAGGTCGAGGCCCTGTCGGGTGAGGCCTTCCGGACCCTCGGCGTCGCCTACCGGGTGGCCGACGACCTGCCGGTCGACGGACCAGGCGAGGTCGACGCCTCCATCGAACGCGATCTGGTCTACGTCGGCGTCGTGGGCATCATCGACCCGCCGCGGGCCGAGGCCGCCACGGCAATCGCCGAGGCCCACCGCGCCGGCGTCCGGGTCATCATGATCACCGGCGACCACCCGACCACCGCGACGCGGATCGCGGCCGATCTGGGCATCATCGAGCCCGGCGGTCGCGCCGTGACGGGCGCGGAGCTCGACACCCTCGACGACGGCGCGCTGGACGAGACCACCCGCGAGGTGTCGGTGTACGCGCGGGTCTCGCCCAAGCACAAGCTGCTGCTCGTCGACACCCTGCAGTCGCAGGGACAGATCGTGGCGATGACGGGCGACGGCGTCAACGACGCACCCGCGCTCAAGTCCGCCGACATCGGCGTGGCCATGGGCGTGACCGGCACCGAGGTCACGAAGGAGGCCGCCCGGATGATCCTCGGCGACGACAACTTCGCGACGATCGTCATGGCGGTCCGTCAGGGACGGGTGATCTTCGACGACATCAAGAAGTTCCTGCGCTACCTGCTCTCGTCGAACATGGGCGAGGTGCTGACGGTCTTCCTCGGGGTCGTGTTCGCCGGGGTGCTCGGGCTCAACGAGGCGAGCAACGAGACGATCGTGCTGCCGCTGCTGGCGACCCAGATCCTGTGGATCAACCTGGTGACCGACTCCGGCCCGGCGCTCGCGATGGGCGTCGATCCCGAGATCGACGACGTCATGCAGCGACCGCCCCGCCGGCTGGACGACCGCGCGATCGACCCGCGCATGTGGAGAGGCATCGTCACGATCGGACTCGTGATGGCGATCGTGAGCCTGTTCTCGATCGACGTGTTCCTGCCGGGGGGACTGGTCGAGGGCGACGATTCCCTCGAGGTCGCCCGGACGGCCGGGTTCACCACCTTGGTCCTCGCTCAGTTGTTCAATGCGCTCAACGCGCGGTCGGAGACCACGACGGTGTTCCACGGGCTGTTCCGGAATCCCTGGCTGTGGGGCGCGATCGTCCTCGCGGTGGTCCTCCAGGTCGCCGTGGTGGAGATTCCGGTGCTCCAGGTCGCCTTCGGCACCGGCTCCCTGGACCTGGTCCACTGGGTCGTCTGCACGGCACTGGCTTCCGTCGTGCTCTGGTACGACGAGGTGCGCAAGATCGTCATCCGGGGATTCGCGCGTCGTTGA
- a CDS encoding MDR family MFS transporter — translation MTTTDTTSAPPTTDRAGRLIALLVGSAFVVILNETIMSVALPELMREFDVPATTAQWLTTAFLLTMAVVIPITGFLLTRYPLRRVFMAAMISFTAGTLLAAVAPTFAVLVAARAVQAVGTALMMPLLITTILNLVPAERRGRMMGTVSIVISVAPAVGPTISGIILDQLDWRWMFWLVLPIALLSLGLGAAWVKNVTEPIDVPIDVLSVVLSALAFGGLIYGLSSIGEAAAGETPVQPWIPVAVGAVALVIFVLRQLSLQDRALLDLRTFAHRTFTIAAGLVAVSMMALFGTLILLPIYLQSVLGLTTLETGLVLLPGGLVMGLLAPFVGRLFDQYGPRPLVAPGAAVTSVALWSMSMFDTDTTQGTVIAVHVLMSIGLALMFTPLMTSALGSLPHHLYSHGSATVSTLQQVAGAAGTALFVTVMTRRSVSELETGASVVDATASGVHAALFYGGMISAVAVLVALLVKAPKPAAPVAVPPQEG, via the coding sequence GTGACCACCACCGACACCACCTCGGCACCGCCCACCACCGACCGCGCAGGACGGCTGATCGCCCTGCTCGTGGGCTCGGCGTTCGTCGTGATCCTCAACGAGACGATCATGAGCGTCGCCCTGCCGGAGCTGATGCGGGAGTTCGACGTCCCGGCGACGACGGCGCAGTGGCTCACGACGGCGTTCCTGCTGACGATGGCCGTGGTCATCCCGATCACCGGCTTCCTGCTGACTCGCTATCCCCTGCGGCGGGTGTTCATGGCCGCGATGATCTCCTTCACGGCCGGCACCCTGCTGGCCGCCGTGGCGCCGACCTTCGCCGTGCTGGTGGCCGCTCGCGCCGTCCAGGCGGTCGGCACCGCCCTGATGATGCCGCTGCTGATCACGACGATCCTCAACCTCGTCCCGGCGGAGCGCCGCGGCCGGATGATGGGCACCGTCTCCATCGTCATCTCGGTGGCTCCTGCCGTCGGCCCCACGATCTCGGGCATCATCCTCGACCAGCTCGACTGGCGCTGGATGTTCTGGCTCGTCCTGCCGATCGCCCTGCTGTCCCTCGGACTCGGCGCGGCGTGGGTCAAGAACGTCACCGAGCCGATCGACGTCCCGATCGACGTGCTCTCGGTCGTGCTGTCGGCGCTGGCCTTCGGCGGCCTGATCTACGGACTCAGCAGCATCGGTGAGGCCGCCGCGGGCGAGACCCCGGTCCAGCCCTGGATCCCGGTCGCCGTGGGCGCCGTCGCCCTCGTCATCTTCGTCCTGCGTCAGCTCTCCCTGCAGGACCGCGCGCTGCTGGACCTGCGCACCTTCGCGCACCGGACCTTCACGATCGCGGCCGGACTCGTCGCCGTCAGCATGATGGCGCTCTTCGGAACCCTGATCCTGCTGCCGATCTACCTGCAGTCGGTGCTGGGCCTGACGACGCTGGAGACCGGCCTGGTCCTGCTGCCCGGCGGTCTCGTCATGGGCCTGCTCGCGCCGTTCGTCGGCCGCCTCTTCGACCAGTACGGACCGCGCCCCCTCGTGGCGCCGGGTGCTGCCGTCACCTCGGTCGCGCTCTGGTCGATGTCGATGTTCGACACGGACACCACGCAGGGCACCGTCATCGCGGTGCACGTCCTGATGAGCATCGGCCTCGCCCTGATGTTCACGCCGCTGATGACCTCGGCGCTGGGCTCGCTGCCGCACCACCTGTACTCGCACGGCAGCGCCACCGTCTCCACGCTCCAGCAGGTCGCCGGCGCGGCCGGCACCGCGCTGTTCGTGACCGTGATGACGCGCCGTTCGGTCAGCGAGCTCGAGACGGGCGCCTCGGTCGTCGACGCCACGGCCTCGGGCGTCCACGCCGCGCTCTTCTACGGCGGCATGATCTCGGCGGTGGCGGTGCTCGTCGCCCTGCTGGTCAAGGCCCCGAAGCCGGCCGCGCCGGTCGCCGTGCCGCCGCAGGAGGGGTGA